The nucleotide window TGTCGCAGCTGATACTCCACCCCGCAACCCAGTGTCGGAATCATCACGCTGGCTTCAATATTTTGCTCATCCATCAGCGCCAGCCGCGACTGGCGATCGGTAAACGCCGGACGCTCGGAGGCGCGAATAGCGTTGGCGTTCACCGCACCGTCACTGTCGCTCTCACCTTTGAAGAAGGCTTTGAGAGCACCCGGTGCGCCCACGTAATCGCCGACACCTACGCTGAAGAAATTAAGGCGTTCGTCGCCCAACATCATGGTGCCGAAACCATCAGTGCGCGAGCGATCCACCCACACGGTGCGGTCGCGGTAGCGCGACTCGATATGACGACGGAAGCAATCGTCAGGTTCGTAGTAGTGGTTGTCGCAGTCAATAATCCGATAGCCGAGTTCTTTCATGATCAGCTTCTCCAGCGAATAACGAAAAACCGTACTCTACGTCGGAGATGAAACTTTAGCAGTGACAGCGACTGGCGCCCGTGGTGACATTTCCAATCACCGGGCGCCGCGCAAAGAGAAAGGAAAGTCAGGCGGGGAAGTAGCGACTAATCGTGTCGACAACACAGGCGGGACGATCGCCGCCCTCAATTTCCACGGTAATGCGTACCACAGACTGGACACCGCCTTTCAGTTCTTCTGCCGACAGCAGCTCGCCCACGCCGCGCACACGTGATCCCACGGGCACCGGCGCCGGAAAGCGGATACGCTCACAGCCCACATTCACGCCCATGGAAATGCCCTGCACATCGATGATTTGCGGCAGGAACATATTGACCAGCGATAGGGTCAGGTAGCCGTGGGCAATACACTTGCCGAAGGGGCCATCTTTCGCCCGCTCGGGATCGGTGTGAATCCACTGGTGATCCCCTGTCGCATCAGCAAATTGATTGATACGCTCCTGGTCAATTTCCAGCCATTCGCTGGCACCCAGGTGTTCGCCCACTGCATCCAACAACTCGGCAGGGGTGGAAAAAACTCTGCTCATTCCTAATGGTCCTTATTCTGACAGCGGCCCACAAAAAGCCGCAGTCGTATTTTCATGACAATCACTTTACCATCAGCCGCACACCACCCGGCATCGTCTATGCGGGTGAAGCCGGGGCGCTGGGGGGGTCACAGAACATCGACCATGAGCATCGACGAGTTAGGCACAAGTATTCTGATGTGGCTGCAAGGCAACTTGCCGGGTATCGCCGCGCTGATCGCGGCCACCTTTGCGGTGCTCGGCATTCTGTCTGCGCTTGAGGCCATCCTCAAAACCCGTACCGCTCAGGGCGCCGTCGCCTGGAGCATCGTGCTCGTCGGCCTGCCGATTGTCTTTGTGCCCCTCTACTGGATTTTCGGACGGCGTAAATTCCGCGGCTATGCCATTGCCAAGCGCGGCGACACCGGCGCCATCGATGCCCTCGTGCGGGAACTCGGCCCCCATTACGCCGAACTGGAAACCTTTCCCTGCCGGGAGGATCACCGGCTAAGCGCCCTGAGCCGCCTGAGCAATTTGCCCTTCTGCCGCGGCAACAGCGCAACACTGCTGGTTGACGGCGAGCAGGCCTTCGCCGAAATTTTTGATCGCATCCGCGCAGCCAAACGCTATGTATTGCTCGAATTCTACATCGTCCGCGACGACGCGATCGGCCGTGAACTGGCCGCCCTGCTCACCGAAAAAGTCCGCCAGGGCGTGGCGGTGTATTTCATTTACGATGAAATCGGCAGCCTGAAATTGCCCCGCCTATATTTACAAAAGCTTCGGGACGTGGGCGTGCAGATTGTCCCTTTCAACAGCACCAAAGGCACCGGCAACCGCCTGCAACTCAACTTCCGCAATCACCGGAAAATCGTAGTCTGCGATGGCGATTACGCAATGATTGGCGGTATGAATATCGGCGACGAGTATCGCCATATGCACCCCGTCCTCACGCCGTGGCGGGACACCGGTCTGGCGATGCGCGGCCCGGTGGTCCAGGCCGTGCAATTGAGTTTTGCCGAGGACTGGTACTGGGCAACGGAGTCGCTGCCGCCCTTGAACTGGACGCCGACCGTCAGCAGCGATGCCGACATGCAAATGCTGATGGTCGGCACCGGGCCCGCCGACAATGTGGAAAGCTGCGCCCTGTTTTTCGAATCGCTGATCCATCAGGCCAGGGAGCGGCTGTGGATCGTCAGTCCCTATTTCGTACCGGATGTCGCCATTATTCATGCCCTTCAACTGGCGGCCATGCGCGGCGTGGATGTGCGCATTATGCTGCCCGAGCTGGCCGACAAACACAGCATTAAGCTGTCGTCCTTCACCGCCATTCGCGAAACCCTGCCCCAGGGCGTGCAGTTCTATTACTACCAACGCGGCTTCTTGCATCAAAAAGTGCTGTTAGTGGATGATGATATTGCGTCGGTCGGTACGGCAAATCTGGACAACCGTTCATTCCGCCTCAACTTTGAGATCAGCGCTGTCATCTACGATCAGGACTTCGCACAGGAATTGGCCGATATGCTCCAACAGGATTTTCAGCTCTGCCGCCAACTGCTGCCCGCCGAGGTAGCCAAGTGGTCACTGCTCAGGCGCTTGCTCAGCCGCTGTGCCTACCTTTTTGCCCCGCTGCAGTAATGCCATTCACCGCCTGCCCATGACGACTCAGACTGCCATGCTCGCCTGCCCCGACTGCGACCTGTTGGTGGAAGCGGCGCCCAAGCCGGGGCTGCGGGCGCACTGCCCGCGATGCAATGCCGTGGTCGCGCAGCCGGCGTCACGCTTTCCCCAACTGAGCCTGGCGGCAGGTCTGACGGGCCTGATTCTATTTATCCCCGCCACCGCCCTGCCGATTATGCAGTTCACACTGGCAGGACAAACCGGCAGCAATACCCTGGCGGAAGGCGTACTGCGACTCTGGCAAGAGGGTTTTCCGCTGCTGTCACTGCTGGTGTTGCTCTGCTCTCTCCTCGCCCCACTCATGCACCTCTTGCTGAACAGCTACATCGGTCTCTGCCAGTATCGGCGCCGAATTCCCGGTAACTTTGCCAGCAGCATCAAACTCGCCCACTTCATGCAACATTGGAGCATGCTGGAGGTCTATGCGATCGGCATTCTGGTGGCCTACGTGAAAATGATGGACGATGGCGATGTGGAAATCCTCAGCGGGAGCTATTGCCTGGCAGGCTTGATGCTCAGTCTGATTATCTGCGCTCAGAGCTTCGACAGCGAGCGCGCCTGGCGCGACTGGGAGCAGCGCGCATGACCCGCATCGCCCGTCGACAGGGGCTGGCACGCTGCGATCAGTGCGGTCTGCTCAGCCGTCTGGCTCCCGAGGCCAAACATGCCCGTTGCCCCCGGTGTCACAGCCACCTGTTTTACCGGCGCCACCATAGCCTGCAGCGTTCGCTGGCCCTGTGCATCGCCTCGGCGCTGCTGCTGGTGCCCGCCAATGCCCTGACCATCATGACTGTCGTCAACCTCGGTCACGGCGAACCCGACACCATCATGTCGGGCATCGTCCGCCTCTGGCAGAATGAGCTTCACGCCATTGCCGCGGTGGTGTTTATCGCCAGCATATTGGTACCGATTGCCAAAATCGTCGCACTGCTCTTGCTGATGATGGTGGTACAGTTTCGTCTACCATTGAGCAAAACCCAGTGCACGGTGCTGTATCGCTTTGTGCACCTGATTGGCCGCTGGTCCATGCTTGATTTGTTTATGATTTCCATTCTGGTCACAGTGGTCAGCCTGGGAAATATCGCCACGGTTCATACCGGACCGGGCGCCACGGCCTTTGCCAGTGTAGTCGTATTAACGATGCTGGCGGCCACCAGTTTTGACCCTCGCCTGATCTGGGACCTCGAACACGATGACTGACACCGATACCCATTATCCCGAGGCTAACTATCAGCCCCCTAAACGCCTCTCTGCAGTGTGGTTACTGCCTGTTGTCGCGGCGGCCATCGCACTGTGGCTACTCTATCAGAACGTTACCGAGACCGGCCTGCAGATCACGGTGCACTTTGACGACGGCAGCGGGATTTCCGCCGGCAAAACCCCGGTGATCTATCAGGGCATTACCGTGGGCACGGTGAAACAATTGCGCCTGAACGACAAACTGGATGGCGTCAGTGCCACGCTGGAACTGGAAACCCAGATCGAACCGCTGATTCGCAGCAACACCCAGTTCTGGCTGGTTAAACCGCAAATTTCCCTGTCCGGCGTCTCCGGGCTGGATACACTGGTAGGCGGTAACTACATCAGCTTTCAACCCGGTGACGGCCAGACCAGCCTTGAATTCACCGCGCTGCCGGAAGCACCGCCATTCACCGACAACAGTCCGGGGCTCAAGCTCAGCCTGCGCGCCGCGCAACTGGGATCACTCACCGTCGGCGCGCCGGTGTTGTACCAGCAGATTGATGTGGGCGATATCGAGGGCTACCAGTTGGTCGACGACGGCGTCGAAATCGCGCTGCGCATCGACCCACGCTATGCCCATCTGGTCAACGACCGCAGCCGTTTCTGGAATGCCAGCGGCGTGCGCATCAACGCCGGACTGCAAGGCGTGAACATCGACACCGGCTCGCTGGCCAGCGTACTCGCCGGCGGCGTCGCTTTCGACAGCCCCAAGGGCGGTAACACCGTAGAGGATGGCGAGCAGTTCAAGCTGTTTGAGAACCGTGAGCGCGCCCGAGGCGGACGTAAAATTCTGGTTCACTTCCCCGATGCCGAAGGCTTGAGTGAAGGCGCAGATGTGCGCCTGCAGGGCCTGCGTATTGGCCGTATCGAAGCGCTGCGATTTCGCAGTGGCGGCCCCAAAGAGGGCGCCGAAGCCGAGCTGCGCATCAATGCGCCGTATTTCAGTTACCTCAACGCCGACAGCGACTTCTGGTTGGTCAAACCCCAGGTTTCCAGCGCAGGCATTGAAGGCTTGGATACCTTGATTGGTGGCCCCTATATATCGGTGCGCGTCGATGGCGAACCGGGTAAGGCGGCCTCCCAATACACCGCGCTGCGCGAACCACCGGAACAGCGCATAGAAGCCCCCGGACTGCGGGTTGTGCTCAAGGCTGAAGAATTAAACTCGGTTTCGGTTGGCAGCAAGGTTTACTACCGCAAGGTTGCCGTTGGTCAGGTCGAAACGGTGAAGCTGGTCGCCGACGGTGTCGAGATTGGCATCTTTATCCACCAGCGTTATGCCTCGCTGCTGCACCGGGAGTCACTGTTCTGGAATGCCAGTGGCATCAGCGTCAGCGGAGGGCTGAGTGGTCTGAATGTGAAAGCCGAATCCCTGGCCACCATCGTGGCGGGAGGCATCGCGTTCCACACACCCGAGGTGAAAAAGCCGCAAGCCGCCTGGGAAGGACTGACATACACCCTTCACGATGACTACGAAAGCAGCTTTGCGGATAAAGGCCGCGAAATTCGTATCTACTTTGCCAGTGGCAACAACCTGAGCAAAGGCACGGAGCTCAAGTACGAAGGCATCAAAGTGGGCGAAGTCACCGCCGTTGAGCTCGACAGCAATATGCAAGGCGTGGTCGTCAGCGCCCGCCTCGCCCCCACGGCCAAAGCACTGGCGAGACAAGGCAGTCGTTTTTGGCTGATCAAACCCGAACTGGGTCTGGTCGGCACCCGCAATATTGAAACGCTGCTGACCGGTGCCTACATCAGCGTCCTGCCGGGGAGCGGCGAGACCCAGACCAGCTTTGTCGGCCTCGAAAGGCCACCGCGCCAACCCGCGCCTGCCAAGGGCCTGAATCTGGTGCTCAGTGCTGAGCAACGCGGCTCGATAAAAGAAGGGGTCAAAGTCTATTACCGGGATATCCCCGTAGGAGAGGTATTCGGGGTGGAGCTGTCGACAGACGCCCGCAATGCGTTGATCCACATTAATATCGAGCCGCGCTATGCGACCCTGGTCAGGGCCAACAGCCGTTTCTGGAATGCCAGCGGAGTCTCCGTGGAATTCGGTCTGTTCAGCGGCGCGGCCGTGCGCAGCAGCTCGGTGGAGTCGCTCATTGCCGGAGGCATCGCCTTCGCCACGCCTCCGGGCAGCAGCGAGGAACAACCTCTTGCCGCCCAGGCGACATCTGGGCAGCACTATCACCTTCACAAACGTGCACGCGATGAGTGGCAGGAATGGTCGCCAACAATCCCCATCGGTGCAACCACAGCCAATTAGCGCAGAATAAACATAGCGTTACCAAGTTTTCACACAGATTGATGGTAGATAAGGCTAGAATGACGCTCTCACTGTGGGGTGCGTCATTAGAGGCCTCACAACAGCTATTGCGCTAAGCAAACCCATAAAGAGATTGCCGTTTTGCAAAAACCGCCCAAACAGGCCCTCGCGGTCGTAATCATTACTGTTGTCGCGATTGTCATCGCCCTTATCCTGTTTGCCCTGCGTCCCGCTCCTCAGCAGAGCGAGATCGTGCCCCACACCTTGATTATTGATGTGGCCGTGGCCGAGAAGCAGCCGCTGACCATCAATGTTCAGAGCCAGGGCACGGTGCAGCCCCACACTGAAACGAATCTGGTCGCTGAAGTTTCGGGGCAGGTCATGCGGGTATCGCCGAACTTCGAAAACGGCGGTCTGGTGGACAAAGGGGAGATCCTGCTGGCGATCGATGACCGCAACTACCGCGCCGAGCTTAAACGGGCAGAGGCCTCTGTCGCCACGGCACACAGCAACCTCGTACAGGAAAAAGGCCGCGCCGCCGTCGCCAAGGAAGATCTGCGAAAGTACCCCCGTAAGCATGTCAGCGAAGAAGCGAAAGCGCTGTCTCTTCGCCTGCCCCAGCTAAATGAAGCCAAGGCCCGACTGAACTCGGCGCTGGCCGATCGCCGACAGGCAGGTATCAATCTGGCTCGCACGCAAATCCGGGCGCCCTACCACGGCATGATCAAAGCAAGACAGGTCGACCTGGGGCAATTCGTCAGCGCCGGCTCCGTTATCGGCCAGATGTTCTCAGTCAATACTGCCGAGGTGCGCCTGCCTATTCCCACAGATCGCCTGCCCTATCTGGAGCTGCCCGGCACCCACGACGGTGACGTACAGCCTCGGGTCGTGCTGGAGGACGATGTGGGGAACCGCTGGCCGGCACGCATTGTGCGCAGCGAGGGTGTGCTGGATGAGCGCAGCCGCGTGTTGTTCGTGGTCGCCGCGGTGGAAGACCCCTACCGCTTGAACAGTGAGGGCGAAGTGCTGCGCAACGGCACCTTCGTAAAAGCCAATATCGAAGGCCGCGAAATCCCGGATCTGGTTCCCGTCCCCCGCCACATTCTTCGCACCGGCAATCAACTCTGGGTAGTGGATGAAAATGAGCGCCTGCGCAACCGCGATATCAAAGCGCTGCGTACGGAAGGCAAAATGGTCTACGTCTATGAAGGTCTCGAAAACGGCGATCGCATCTGCCTGTCATCGGTGCCAAACGCCATCAGTGGCACGTTGGTGAAAGTGAATACCGAAGTGTCCACCCGCGAATTGCTGGACGGCAGCCGTCCGGACGGTCTCAGCGCACTGGCCGAGGAGTCTGAAGCGCGATGAGCCAGGAAGAAATCATCGACACGAACAAAGGGATTATCCCCTGGTTTGCCCGCAACAGCGTCGCCGCCAACCTGTTAATGGTGGTGATTCTCTTTGTCGGTATCGGCTCAGCGCTGGCCATACAGCGCACCCTGCAACCCGAGTTCGAAATCAACATTATCACCATCACTGTCCCCTATCCCGGCGCGACGCCGGAGGAAGTGGAAGACGGTGTGGTACTCAAGATCGAAGAAGCGCTGCAGGACGTCGAAGCGATTGAAGATTTTGAGTCTACCTCAGATGAGTCCCTGGCCACGATCAAGCTGGATATCTACAAGGACTACGACATCCTCGCCGTGATGGACGAAGTCAAAAGTGCGGTAGACGGTATTGTCAGCTTCCCTGAGCAGGCTGAGCGCCCTGTCATTAAACGCATGGAGATCCAGAATCACACCGTTAACGTCGAGCTGTATGGCGACCTTGACGAGCGCAGCCTGAAAGCCCTCGCCGAGCAGGTGAAGCTGGAGATGCTGCAGGACCCGGATATCGCCTATGTACAAATTAACGGTGCCCGGGATTTTGAAATCAGCATAGAAATTCCCGAGCACCGGCTGCTGGAATACGGCCTGACACTCAACGATGTCGCCGACGCCATTCGCGCCTCGTCGCGGGACCTGCCCGGCGGCACCATCAAAACCAACAATGGCAATATCTCCCTGCGCACGCAGGGGCAGGCGCGTCGGCAGCACGAGTTCGAGCGACTGGTGCTGCGCAGCTTCCCCGACGGCACCCGCGTAACGCTTGGCGATATCGCCAATATTAACGACGGCTTCGAGGAAGTGGATGGCTTTGCCTATTTCGACGGCAAACCCAGCCTGGGCCTGCAAGTGTTCTCAGTGGGCAGTCAGGACCTGATTCAGGTTGCCGATGCCGTGTCCCGCTATGTAGAGAACAAGCGCCCCACACTGCCTGAAGGTGTACAGATGTCGCAGTTCGCCGACATCAGTTACTACCTGAAAGGCCGTATGAACATGATGATCGACAACCTCGGCATGGGTGCGCTGCTGGTGTTCGTCGTGCTGAGCCTGTTCCTGAACATCAAGCTCGCATTCTGGGTGATGGTGGGGCTGCCCATCTGCTTTCTGGGCACCTTTGCCCTGATGCCGATTGTCGATATCAGCCTGAACATGCTCAGCCTGTTCGGTTTTATTCTGGTGCTCGGGATCGTGGTCGACGACGCCATTATCATCGGTGAAAGCGCCTATGCTGAAGCCGAGGAGCGCGGGCACTCACTCGATACTGTGATCCGGGGCGCCCTGAAAGTAGCCACCCCCGCCACCTTTGGCGTGCTGACCACCATTGTGGCCTTTGCCCCCACCCTGTTCGCTACCGGCGTTTTCGCCACCTTCCCGGAAGCGGTTGGCTGGGTCGTCATTCTCTGTCTGACGTTCTCATTGATCGAATCCAAATGGATTCTGCCAGCGCATCTCGCCCACAGTAAGCCGGGCACCGGACCGGTATGGCAGAAACTCGACCGCATTCCGGCAAAAACCAATGAATTGCTGACGCGCTTTGTAGAAGGCCTGTATCGCCCCTTTATCGAAAAAGCGATCCGGCAGCGCTACATTACGGCGGCTAGCTTTCTCGCCATGCTGATTATCACCGTTGGTCTGGTGGCTGGCGGCGTTGTCCGTTTTGTGATGATTCCTGAAGTCCCGGGCGACTTCGTTCAGGCCAGCCTGGAAATGGTCGAGGGCACGCCGGAAGCGGAAACCCGGCGCGCCTTTGAGCATATGGACGAAAGCCTGCGCATCGTTGATGAGGCCTACGCGGCCGAACACGAGGGCGATGAAAACCGTCGACTGGTCAGCCATGTCGCTGCATTCGGCAACGGCGGCCGCCACGTGACCTTTATGGCCGAACTCACCAAAAACGAAATGCGCGACATCGACGGGGCCGAAATTGCCCGGCGCTGGCGCGAGCAGATCGGTGAAATTCCCGGCGCCAAAATTCTCGCGGTCAGTATCGCCGACCAGCAGATGGGCGCCGCGATTTCACTGAAACTGAGCAGCAGCCATGCGGAAGATCTTGCGGCCGCGGCAAGTGAAGTGGAAAACGCCCTGCGCCAGTACGACGGCGTTTACGACATCCGCAACGGGGCCAGTGCGCTGCGAGACGAGATCGTCCTGCAAATCAAACCGGAAGCCGAAACCTTGGGCCTGAGCGCCGCGGCGCTGGGACAGCAGGTGCGCAATGCTTTCTACGGGGCAGAGGCCCAGCGAGTGCAGCGCGGCAATGACGAAGTGAAAGTAATGGTGCGCTTCCCTCGCGAGGAACGCTCTGCCATTTCCGACCTGCAGAACATGTATATCCGCTCAAACGATGGCGCCTTCGTGCCACTGAGCAGCGTCGCCAAGCTGAGCATCGAACCCGCCTACACCAGCATGACCCGTATTGACGGCGAGCGCTCTATTACTGTCAGCGCGCAGGCCGACAAGGCGAGGGTTGAACCCAATAAAGTCACTTCAGCCATTCTCACCACGCTGCTGCCGGAAATGCAGAAACGCTATCCGGGGCTGGATATCAAACTCAGCGGGGAAAGCGAGGAAACCATCACGCTGATGAACAGCCTGATGGTTGGCTTTGCACTGGCATTGTTCGGCATCTATGCGCTCCTGGCGGTGCCGCTGCGCTCGTATATGCAGCCCCTGATTATTATGGGGGTGATTCCCTTTGGCATTATCGGCGCCGTGTTTGGCCATATTGTGACTGACCTGGCGTTCAGCATGCTGTCGTTCTTCGGCGTTATCGCCCTGTCCGGGGTGGTGGTCAATGACAGTCTGATTATGGTCGACTTCGTCAATGCGGCGGTGAAACGCGGCACGCCGATTATGCAAGCAGTGGTCGATGCGGGCTGCAAACGCTTCCGGGCCATTCTGTTAACGTCGCTGACCACCTTCTTCGGTCTGCTGCCGATGTTGATGGAAGACAGCCTTCAGGCGCAGTTTGTTATTCCGATGGCGGTATCACTCGGCTTCGGTATTATCTTCGCCACGGTCATCACCCTGGTGCTGATTCCCTGTATGTACATTGTGCTGGAAGACTTCCATGCCCTGATCGGCAAAGGCAGAGATCTGGAGGCGAGTCATACGCCGGACGGTAAGCCTGAGGACGAGGAGCAACAGCAGGCCCACGCCCTGCCCGCTAACCCATCCTGATGACAATCTCAGTGGCAGCGCGGTCAACACCGCGCTACCCTACGCTTTTTTCCCGAGCCCCGAGACCATGAACTTCAAACGTATTTCCATCGACGAAGCCCAGCAATTGCTGACAGAGGGCGCACAGCTGGCCGATATTCGCGACGAGCAGTCCTACCAGTTGGGTCATATCGAAGGTGCCAGCCATCTTCGCAATGACAATCTCCAGGCGTTTATCGAGGCCGCCGATCCCGACCAGGCTCTGATTATCTATTGCTACCACGGCAACAGCAGTCAAAGCGCAGCGCAGTTTTTTGTCGAGAAAGACTTCACCGAGGTTTACAGCATGGACGGCGGCTTTGAGGCCTGGCGCCAGCACTATCCGCAAGTCAGCGGGACCGAGTAAGTCTCAACCCCACTTCAAGAAAATCCATGTGATAAGCGGGCGCATTCGGCAGTAAGAACGATGGGGCGATTGCCCCATCGTGGTCAGGGCGCTGCGCAGAGCAGGCATTGCGCGTAGACACCGCGCGGATCGTTGAGCACCGGCATCGCCTTCACACTGGGCAGCCACTGCTGCAGCAACGTCGATACAGAAGCGGGCAGCCACTGACTGCTGACAACGCCGGCCTCCATAATCCAACGCAGCAACTCTTCCTCTGGACTCAGGGGCAAGCGAAGCACGCGGTGGCTGTCATCAGACAAACCCGCCAACTGTGCAGCCGAGGTGATCGCGCCATCCAAGCCGCCAAGGCGATCGACCAGCCCCAGTTCGTGGGCATCCATACCGCTCCAGACCCGGCCCTCCGCGATAGGCTTCACCTGCTCAGGTAACTTGCCGCGCCCTTCCGCCACCACGTTGATGAAACGCTGATAACCGTGTTCAATGCCGCGCTGAATGGCTCGGGCGACAATCGGGTCGAGAGGCCGGTCGACACGCAGTTTGCCCGCTACCGCAGTCGTGCCGATTCCGTCAGTGTGAACACCCAGGTCTTCCAGCAGTCTCTCTGCCGTGGGGAAAGCACCGAAAATGCCGATCGACCCGGTCAGGGTAGCCGGACTGGCCCAGATTTCATCGGCCCCCGCCGCAATCCAATAGCCACCGGATGCCGCCATGCTGCTCATCGACACCACCAGCGGCTTACCGGCCTGTTGCAGGGCTTCCAGCTCCGCGCGAATCACTTCCGATGCAAATGCGGAACCGCCGCCACTGTCGACACGCAGTACCAAGGCTTTCAGCTTATTATCCAGACGTGCCTGACGCACCAGTCTTGCCAGACTGTCGCCGCCGATGGTTCCCGGCGGCTGATCGCCATCAACAATATTCCCACTGGCGATAATGACGCCCACACCGGCATCATTATTCGGCAGGTTCACCGCACGTTTGAAGCGCAGATAGTTGCGGTAGTAAACCTGATTGAAGTAACCGTCTTCGTCCCAGCCAACCTGCTCCGCCATCATATTGCTCAGCGTGGGGCGGCTGACAATGCCATCCACCAGACCATAATCCAGCGCGGCCTGCGCGGCGTCGCCACCGCTGCCCGCCAGCACGCGGTCGATATTATTGACGTAATAATCAAAGTCGTTAACGGTGATATTGCGCGCCGCCACAATGCGGTCGCGATACAGATCCCACAGCGGCTCCAGCCAACCGCGGTTGGCCTCGCGGGCCTCCTCCGACATATCGTTGCGCAGCAGCGGTTCAACAGCCGACTTGTAGCTGCCGACCTTGAATACGTGCATCGTCACTTTCAGCTTTTCCAAGGCATCACGCAGGTAGTTGCGCACCACGGAAAAGCCTTCAATCGAGACACCGCCCATATTGTGGACCAGCACGCGGTCGGCATTCGCCGCCAGCAGATAGCTGTCCTGATCGTAGCTGCCGGACATGGCGACAATCTCTTTGCCTGATTCGCGAAAACGTTGCAACGCCTCACCGAGCTCCAGTCCCTTGGCCATCCCGATATGCTGTAGATCGTCCAGCAGCAACAGCATGACCTTGATGCTGCTGTCTTCCCTTGCGTAATCCACCGCATCAATCAGGTCCTGCAACAGGGTCTCCTGGGGGCGGCCATCTGCGCTGAGTTGCGTCAGTGCATCAACCGCGGTGTATTCCTCGACCACGTTTCCTTCGGGCATCAGCACCAGCGCGCCGCCGCCGGGAACATCGATGCGAAAAGCGTTGTACAGACTGAACAGCATGAAGCC belongs to Spongiibacter tropicus DSM 19543 and includes:
- a CDS encoding MaoC family dehydratase is translated as MSRVFSTPAELLDAVGEHLGASEWLEIDQERINQFADATGDHQWIHTDPERAKDGPFGKCIAHGYLTLSLVNMFLPQIIDVQGISMGVNVGCERIRFPAPVPVGSRVRGVGELLSAEELKGGVQSVVRITVEIEGGDRPACVVDTISRYFPA
- the cls gene encoding cardiolipin synthase codes for the protein MTITLPSAAHHPASSMRVKPGRWGGHRTSTMSIDELGTSILMWLQGNLPGIAALIAATFAVLGILSALEAILKTRTAQGAVAWSIVLVGLPIVFVPLYWIFGRRKFRGYAIAKRGDTGAIDALVRELGPHYAELETFPCREDHRLSALSRLSNLPFCRGNSATLLVDGEQAFAEIFDRIRAAKRYVLLEFYIVRDDAIGRELAALLTEKVRQGVAVYFIYDEIGSLKLPRLYLQKLRDVGVQIVPFNSTKGTGNRLQLNFRNHRKIVVCDGDYAMIGGMNIGDEYRHMHPVLTPWRDTGLAMRGPVVQAVQLSFAEDWYWATESLPPLNWTPTVSSDADMQMLMVGTGPADNVESCALFFESLIHQARERLWIVSPYFVPDVAIIHALQLAAMRGVDVRIMLPELADKHSIKLSSFTAIRETLPQGVQFYYYQRGFLHQKVLLVDDDIASVGTANLDNRSFRLNFEISAVIYDQDFAQELADMLQQDFQLCRQLLPAEVAKWSLLRRLLSRCAYLFAPLQ
- a CDS encoding paraquat-inducible protein A gives rise to the protein MTTQTAMLACPDCDLLVEAAPKPGLRAHCPRCNAVVAQPASRFPQLSLAAGLTGLILFIPATALPIMQFTLAGQTGSNTLAEGVLRLWQEGFPLLSLLVLLCSLLAPLMHLLLNSYIGLCQYRRRIPGNFASSIKLAHFMQHWSMLEVYAIGILVAYVKMMDDGDVEILSGSYCLAGLMLSLIICAQSFDSERAWRDWEQRA
- a CDS encoding paraquat-inducible protein A, whose product is MTRIARRQGLARCDQCGLLSRLAPEAKHARCPRCHSHLFYRRHHSLQRSLALCIASALLLVPANALTIMTVVNLGHGEPDTIMSGIVRLWQNELHAIAAVVFIASILVPIAKIVALLLLMMVVQFRLPLSKTQCTVLYRFVHLIGRWSMLDLFMISILVTVVSLGNIATVHTGPGATAFASVVVLTMLAATSFDPRLIWDLEHDD
- a CDS encoding PqiB family protein; its protein translation is MTDTDTHYPEANYQPPKRLSAVWLLPVVAAAIALWLLYQNVTETGLQITVHFDDGSGISAGKTPVIYQGITVGTVKQLRLNDKLDGVSATLELETQIEPLIRSNTQFWLVKPQISLSGVSGLDTLVGGNYISFQPGDGQTSLEFTALPEAPPFTDNSPGLKLSLRAAQLGSLTVGAPVLYQQIDVGDIEGYQLVDDGVEIALRIDPRYAHLVNDRSRFWNASGVRINAGLQGVNIDTGSLASVLAGGVAFDSPKGGNTVEDGEQFKLFENRERARGGRKILVHFPDAEGLSEGADVRLQGLRIGRIEALRFRSGGPKEGAEAELRINAPYFSYLNADSDFWLVKPQVSSAGIEGLDTLIGGPYISVRVDGEPGKAASQYTALREPPEQRIEAPGLRVVLKAEELNSVSVGSKVYYRKVAVGQVETVKLVADGVEIGIFIHQRYASLLHRESLFWNASGISVSGGLSGLNVKAESLATIVAGGIAFHTPEVKKPQAAWEGLTYTLHDDYESSFADKGREIRIYFASGNNLSKGTELKYEGIKVGEVTAVELDSNMQGVVVSARLAPTAKALARQGSRFWLIKPELGLVGTRNIETLLTGAYISVLPGSGETQTSFVGLERPPRQPAPAKGLNLVLSAEQRGSIKEGVKVYYRDIPVGEVFGVELSTDARNALIHINIEPRYATLVRANSRFWNASGVSVEFGLFSGAAVRSSSVESLIAGGIAFATPPGSSEEQPLAAQATSGQHYHLHKRARDEWQEWSPTIPIGATTAN
- a CDS encoding efflux RND transporter periplasmic adaptor subunit, which translates into the protein MQKPPKQALAVVIITVVAIVIALILFALRPAPQQSEIVPHTLIIDVAVAEKQPLTINVQSQGTVQPHTETNLVAEVSGQVMRVSPNFENGGLVDKGEILLAIDDRNYRAELKRAEASVATAHSNLVQEKGRAAVAKEDLRKYPRKHVSEEAKALSLRLPQLNEAKARLNSALADRRQAGINLARTQIRAPYHGMIKARQVDLGQFVSAGSVIGQMFSVNTAEVRLPIPTDRLPYLELPGTHDGDVQPRVVLEDDVGNRWPARIVRSEGVLDERSRVLFVVAAVEDPYRLNSEGEVLRNGTFVKANIEGREIPDLVPVPRHILRTGNQLWVVDENERLRNRDIKALRTEGKMVYVYEGLENGDRICLSSVPNAISGTLVKVNTEVSTRELLDGSRPDGLSALAEESEAR